From a single Oceanobacillus kimchii X50 genomic region:
- a CDS encoding M14 family metallopeptidase: protein MQITIRPGDTAWYYSQLFQVPLILIETSNPDKNILSLTIGQSLEIPGYMLNEYNVQTGDSYWSIANRYQLPIDSIEIVNPNSNPQDLQPNQTILVPVRIQDLLINDIDQYTYEKFIQDLTMLQQVYPFIQLRNIGNSVLGKDIIELQIGSGSKQVHMNGSSHANEWITTPVLMKFINDYVLALTNGQTIRGLPMLPFYQQTQLSIVPMVNPDGVDLVILGADAAEEFRDTVLKVNNQNPDFSDWKANIRGVDLNNQYPALWGVEAERKLSSPQPRDFPGYAPLTEPEAIAITELTGERDFSRVNTLHTQGEVIFWGFEGLEPPESLTVVTEFERVSGYIPIQYVDSYAGYKDWFIQEYRRPGFTLELGQGTNPLPISQFDEIYEQTLGILIANLYL from the coding sequence ATGCAAATTACTATTCGACCTGGAGACACTGCCTGGTATTATAGCCAATTATTTCAAGTACCGTTAATTCTTATTGAGACTTCAAATCCTGATAAAAATATTTTATCTTTAACGATTGGACAATCATTGGAAATTCCGGGGTATATGTTAAATGAATATAATGTACAGACAGGTGACAGTTATTGGTCTATTGCAAACCGTTATCAATTACCAATAGATAGTATTGAAATTGTGAATCCAAATAGTAACCCACAAGACCTTCAACCTAATCAAACTATATTGGTACCAGTAAGAATACAAGACTTACTTATAAATGATATCGATCAATATACGTATGAGAAATTTATACAGGATTTAACAATGTTACAACAAGTATATCCATTTATCCAACTAAGAAATATAGGGAATTCCGTATTAGGAAAAGATATTATTGAATTACAGATTGGGTCAGGCTCTAAACAAGTGCACATGAATGGCTCATCCCATGCAAATGAATGGATTACAACCCCGGTATTAATGAAGTTCATAAATGATTACGTGCTTGCTTTAACGAACGGTCAAACAATTCGCGGGTTACCGATGTTGCCATTCTATCAACAAACGCAACTATCCATTGTTCCGATGGTGAATCCTGACGGGGTAGATCTGGTAATCTTAGGTGCAGATGCTGCAGAAGAGTTTCGAGATACTGTGTTAAAAGTTAATAACCAAAACCCTGATTTTTCCGATTGGAAAGCAAATATACGAGGAGTAGATTTAAATAATCAATATCCTGCCCTATGGGGTGTTGAGGCAGAAAGAAAACTAAGTTCACCACAACCTAGAGATTTTCCAGGCTATGCTCCACTTACAGAACCAGAAGCTATAGCTATCACAGAACTAACGGGAGAACGTGATTTTAGTAGAGTAAATACACTTCATACCCAAGGAGAAGTAATTTTCTGGGGTTTTGAAGGATTAGAACCGCCTGAATCTTTAACAGTTGTAACAGAATTCGAAAGAGTGAGTGGATACATCCCGATCCAATATGTAGATAGTTATGCTGGTTATAAAGATTGGTTTATCCAGGAATACAGGCGTCCTGGCTTTACATTAGAATTAGGTCAGGGAACTAACCCGCTTCCAATCAGTCAATTCGATGAAATCTATGAGCAAACCTTAGGTATACTAATAGCAAACCTTTATTTATAA
- a CDS encoding histidine phosphatase family protein, translating into MKKIYFIRHCSAEGQHPDAPLTYTGLQQAKELSLFLQNTNESFCGIWSSPYLRAIDTIKPFSNQLNIEINIDDRLKERVLCAEPTEDWMDALKQSFEDPEFYLPGGESASMLLQRANAVLTPLMNNPGLDTIIIVSHGNILSHLFQQYNNDFGFEDWKTLGNPDVYVLDINSSKDMKLTSIYK; encoded by the coding sequence ATGAAGAAAATATATTTCATTCGACACTGTTCTGCAGAAGGACAACATCCTGATGCTCCTTTAACATATACCGGTTTGCAACAAGCAAAAGAGTTATCATTATTTCTTCAAAATACGAATGAATCTTTCTGTGGCATATGGTCAAGCCCTTATTTACGGGCAATTGACACAATAAAACCTTTTTCTAACCAACTAAATATAGAGATAAATATTGATGATCGTTTAAAAGAACGAGTATTATGTGCTGAGCCAACAGAAGATTGGATGGACGCATTAAAACAGTCTTTTGAAGATCCTGAATTCTATTTACCAGGTGGTGAATCTGCATCTATGCTTTTACAAAGAGCAAACGCAGTTTTGACTCCTTTAATGAATAATCCTGGATTAGATACCATTATCATCGTTAGTCATGGCAATATATTGTCTCATTTATTTCAACAATACAATAATGATTTTGGTTTCGAAGATTGGAAAACGCTTGGGAACCCAGATGTATACGTTTTGGATATTAATTCTAGTAAAGATATGAAATTAACATCTATTTATAAATAA
- a CDS encoding DUF6501 family protein, translating into MIHLNWENRPTIKQIECVHANAKKYIVENKLTPGKRYDVKNETEEFYFVIDNSNRMAGFHKEYFKEL; encoded by the coding sequence ATGATTCACTTAAATTGGGAGAACCGACCAACTATAAAACAAATTGAATGTGTGCATGCGAATGCAAAAAAATATATTGTAGAAAACAAATTAACTCCTGGCAAACGTTATGATGTAAAAAATGAAACGGAAGAGTTTTATTTTGTGATTGATAATAGCAATCGAATGGCAGGATTTCATAAAGAATATTTTAAAGAACTATAA
- the msrA gene encoding peptide-methionine (S)-S-oxide reductase MsrA, with protein MSKQTEIATFAGGCFWCMVEPFDQRPGVIDIRSGYTGGHVENPTYEQVCSNTTGHVEAVQITFDPKIMSYQELVETFWQQIDPTDAGGQFNDRGESYQSAIFYHTEEQKKIAEDSKKALDESNRFKMPIVTPILPAKPFYEAEEDHQDYYKKRSFHYRMYKKGSGRQDFIKNNWQNTINKSDLKEKLTPIQYHVTQENGTERPFDNEYWNNTQEGIYVDIIKGNVLFSSKDQYDAGCGWPSFTKPVDPYQIEDKVDKTHGMVRTEIRSKQSDSHLGHVFEDGPQDKGGLRYCMNSAAMRFIPKEKMEEEGYSKYLYLFD; from the coding sequence ATGTCTAAACAAACAGAAATAGCTACATTTGCAGGAGGTTGCTTCTGGTGTATGGTAGAGCCATTTGATCAACGACCAGGTGTTATAGATATTCGTTCTGGTTATACAGGAGGACATGTAGAAAATCCAACCTATGAACAAGTGTGTTCGAATACAACAGGTCATGTTGAAGCGGTACAAATTACATTTGATCCTAAAATAATGTCTTATCAAGAATTGGTAGAAACTTTTTGGCAACAAATTGACCCAACTGATGCTGGTGGCCAATTTAATGACCGTGGAGAATCATACCAGTCAGCTATCTTTTATCATACGGAAGAACAAAAAAAGATAGCTGAGGATTCTAAAAAAGCATTAGATGAGAGTAATCGCTTTAAAATGCCAATAGTGACGCCGATTCTTCCAGCTAAACCATTTTATGAAGCGGAAGAAGATCATCAAGATTATTATAAAAAACGCAGCTTCCATTACAGGATGTATAAAAAAGGATCAGGAAGACAAGATTTTATTAAAAATAATTGGCAAAATACAATTAATAAAAGTGATTTAAAAGAAAAGCTAACTCCAATTCAGTATCATGTTACACAGGAGAATGGAACAGAACGTCCATTTGACAATGAATACTGGAACAATACTCAAGAAGGAATTTATGTCGATATTATAAAAGGTAATGTTTTATTTTCATCTAAGGATCAATATGATGCTGGGTGCGGTTGGCCAAGCTTTACAAAACCAGTTGACCCTTATCAAATAGAAGATAAGGTAGATAAAACACATGGAATGGTGCGTACAGAAATTCGAAGTAAACAATCAGATTCACACTTAGGACATGTTTTTGAAGATGGACCTCAAGATAAAGGCGGTCTAAGATATTGCATGAACTCTGCAGCGATGCGTTTTATTCCAAAAGAAAAGATGGAAGAAGAAGGTTATAGTAAATATTTGTATTTATTTGATTAA
- the vrrA gene encoding VrrA/YqfQ family protein: MVFPPSERQQQPFEPMHPQQNRNPFLNNNQMRGKTNSRGFAGLLSSFGGGKSVGGLGAASSGGLQTLSKTLGGVQQFLGILQSTAPLIQEYGPMVKNLPSMYKMMKAFKEISNEEDENTSNKSFENTDSNTEEDITKNIHLNQSLDKETDANTNPPKYVKEKKSGISTPKLYI; the protein is encoded by the coding sequence ATGGTTTTTCCACCATCCGAACGACAACAACAACCTTTTGAACCTATGCACCCTCAACAAAATAGAAATCCGTTTTTAAACAATAATCAAATGAGAGGTAAAACTAATTCTAGAGGATTTGCTGGTTTATTATCCTCTTTTGGAGGCGGCAAATCAGTAGGTGGATTAGGAGCGGCATCTTCTGGTGGTTTACAAACTTTATCTAAAACCTTAGGAGGCGTCCAACAATTTTTAGGAATATTGCAATCTACAGCACCGTTAATTCAGGAATACGGTCCTATGGTTAAAAATCTTCCTAGTATGTATAAAATGATGAAAGCCTTTAAGGAGATCTCCAATGAGGAAGATGAGAATACCTCAAATAAATCATTTGAAAATACAGATTCTAATACAGAAGAGGATATAACTAAAAATATACATTTAAATCAATCTTTAGATAAAGAGACTGACGCAAATACCAATCCACCAAAGTACGTTAAAGAAAAGAAATCAGGGATATCTACTCCAAAGTTATATATATAA
- a CDS encoding YozE family protein, whose translation MEQTFYQFLMTYRGKLQKDVNSELAEWAFRDHNFPKHSNSYDEISDYLEWNSPFPSAIVAFDSIWNEYEWKKAAH comes from the coding sequence ATGGAACAAACATTCTATCAGTTTTTAATGACCTATCGAGGTAAGTTACAAAAGGATGTTAACTCAGAACTCGCAGAATGGGCGTTTCGAGATCATAATTTCCCTAAACACTCCAATAGCTATGATGAAATTAGTGATTATTTAGAATGGAATAGCCCATTTCCAAGTGCAATAGTAGCATTCGATTCTATATGGAATGAATACGAATGGAAAAAAGCAGCTCATTAA
- the tatC gene encoding twin-arginine translocase subunit TatC: MSTPEDQYTNSTESTEKEMNVVGHLSELRNRLIVTAVIFIILFIIGFLNVKDIYWFFVNDIDLELTAISPTEIIWVYFSMAGLVAIVGTIPVLAYQIWAFISPALTSREKKISLSYIPALFLLFIIGLIFGYLIFIHLIFPFLLSLNEDMFNIMFTVDRYFTFLMKITLPFAFLFELPLIAMFLTSLGILTPHFMRKNRKYAYFVLIVIGVLITPPDFILQIVVAVPLMVIYEISIYLSKIVYKKKQEKHEAFMNE, encoded by the coding sequence ATGTCAACACCTGAAGATCAATATACCAATAGTACGGAAAGTACAGAAAAAGAAATGAATGTAGTAGGACATTTATCCGAATTGCGTAATCGATTAATTGTTACAGCCGTAATATTTATCATACTATTTATTATAGGTTTTCTAAATGTGAAAGATATTTACTGGTTTTTCGTTAATGATATAGATCTTGAATTAACAGCAATTAGTCCAACAGAAATTATCTGGGTTTATTTCTCAATGGCAGGTTTGGTTGCCATAGTCGGGACAATTCCTGTTCTAGCTTATCAAATATGGGCTTTTATAAGTCCAGCTTTAACTTCTCGTGAGAAAAAGATATCATTATCTTATATACCAGCATTATTCTTACTATTTATTATTGGACTTATATTTGGATATCTCATTTTCATTCATCTAATATTTCCATTCTTGCTATCACTAAACGAAGACATGTTTAATATCATGTTCACGGTTGATAGATATTTTACCTTTTTAATGAAAATTACTTTACCTTTTGCATTTCTATTTGAACTACCTTTAATAGCAATGTTTTTAACAAGTTTAGGAATATTAACACCACATTTCATGAGGAAAAACCGTAAGTATGCTTATTTTGTATTGATTGTTATTGGTGTATTAATTACACCTCCAGATTTTATTTTACAAATTGTTGTTGCAGTTCCACTTATGGTTATTTATGAAATTAGTATTTATTTATCTAAAATAGTTTATAAAAAGAAACAAGAAAAGCATGAAGCATTTATGAATGAATGA
- a CDS encoding twin-arginine translocase TatA/TatE family subunit, protein MFSNIGFPGLILILIVALIVFGPNKLPEIGRAFGTTLKEFKNASQDIMNDHNKKKQ, encoded by the coding sequence ATGTTTAGTAATATCGGCTTTCCAGGCTTAATTTTGATTTTAATTGTAGCATTAATTGTATTTGGGCCAAATAAGTTACCTGAAATCGGACGAGCTTTTGGAACAACACTAAAAGAATTTAAAAATGCTAGTCAAGATATTATGAATGACCACAATAAAAAGAAACAATGA
- a CDS encoding dihydrofolate reductase, whose product MISLLLAMDRNHVIGVNNQLPWHLPKDLRFFKEKTTGNTIIMGRKTFESMGGALPNRKNIVLTKRTDVQYENVKIIHHIDKIKKWNMENPKEEYFIIGGANLFKQVMDIADRMYITLIDDSFTGDTFFPEFNKEDWIVSSKIKGEKDEKNPYDYYFIQYDRKV is encoded by the coding sequence ATGATTTCGTTATTACTTGCTATGGATCGCAATCATGTAATTGGAGTTAATAATCAATTGCCTTGGCATTTGCCAAAAGATTTACGTTTTTTTAAAGAAAAGACAACAGGTAATACTATAATTATGGGAAGAAAAACGTTCGAATCAATGGGTGGCGCATTACCAAACCGAAAAAATATTGTTTTAACCAAGCGAACGGACGTGCAGTATGAAAATGTGAAAATAATTCATCATATTGACAAAATAAAAAAGTGGAACATGGAGAATCCGAAAGAAGAATATTTTATAATCGGTGGTGCAAACTTATTTAAACAAGTTATGGATATTGCAGATCGGATGTATATCACCTTGATTGATGATTCATTTACCGGAGATACATTTTTTCCTGAATTTAATAAGGAAGACTGGATAGTATCATCTAAAATTAAAGGTGAAAAAGATGAAAAAAATCCGTATGATTACTACTTCATTCAATATGATCGAAAAGTTTAA
- a CDS encoding thymidylate synthase, with the protein MQGEQAYLNLCRQIFETGEQRGDRTNTGTHSIFGHQIRFDLNKGFPLLTTKRVPFRLVASELLWFIKGDTNIRYLLKHNNNIWNEWAFEKWINSADYHGPDMTNFGLRSQEDENFNKQYQEQMELFKTRILEDESFANKYGDLGSVYGKQWRNWKTTQNDTIDQLKDVIHSIKTNPNSRRHIVSAWNPEDIPTMALPPCHTLFQFYVSNGKLSCQLYQRSADVFLGVPFNIASYALLTHLIAHECELEVGDFVHTFGDAHIYSNHVEQVKTQLEREIRDFPQLTINKDKESIFEMDLDDLVIENYNPHPSIKAPIAV; encoded by the coding sequence ATGCAAGGTGAACAAGCATACTTAAATTTGTGTAGACAAATATTTGAGACTGGAGAACAACGTGGAGATCGAACCAATACAGGGACACATTCTATATTCGGACATCAAATTCGATTTGATTTAAATAAGGGATTTCCTCTTCTAACGACGAAACGTGTTCCATTCCGTTTAGTTGCAAGTGAACTACTTTGGTTTATAAAAGGTGATACGAATATTCGTTATTTATTAAAACACAATAATAATATTTGGAATGAATGGGCTTTTGAAAAATGGATAAATAGTGCTGATTATCATGGTCCTGATATGACGAATTTTGGCTTACGCAGTCAAGAAGATGAGAATTTTAATAAACAATATCAAGAACAAATGGAGCTCTTTAAAACTCGTATTCTTGAAGATGAATCTTTTGCAAACAAATACGGAGACTTAGGATCTGTATACGGGAAACAATGGAGAAATTGGAAAACAACTCAGAACGATACAATAGATCAGTTAAAAGATGTGATTCATTCCATTAAAACGAATCCTAATTCAAGGAGACATATTGTTTCAGCATGGAATCCTGAAGATATTCCAACAATGGCACTACCTCCATGTCATACATTATTCCAATTTTATGTTTCAAATGGAAAGCTTTCTTGTCAGCTTTACCAAAGAAGTGCGGACGTATTTCTTGGGGTACCATTCAATATAGCTAGTTATGCTTTGCTCACTCACTTAATTGCACATGAGTGTGAATTAGAAGTAGGTGATTTCGTACATACTTTTGGAGACGCACATATATATTCTAACCATGTTGAACAAGTCAAAACGCAACTGGAAAGGGAAATCCGAGATTTCCCTCAACTAACAATCAATAAAGACAAAGAATCTATTTTTGAAATGGACTTAGATGATTTAGTGATTGAAAATTATAATCCTCATCCGAGTATTAAAGCACCGATTGCTGTATAG
- a CDS encoding NlpC/P60 family protein: MNTTLEQIIKNSIVYTYVASQPFVAMTGLPADTEISEQVVQSGDHIETSNALIKKEDIWFGENWNTEQYSITLDQIAYQIDDEGFNDALSITELEEMKKADSLSIIEDKINSIQPGMKSGEIKEVQKALVTLDYYSGEIDGIYGPLTHDALVSVEKDYDLSLVSTQQEEKIQEIYFALESSTIEEDSQSSNVETIESDESSNTENNNESAEEKSQDPYYSKQLEVSGNKQPVIKAAKSLVGTPYVYGGDGPGGFDCSGFIQYVYESNDIVIPRTVSEIWNFSSPVDSPSIGDIVFFSTTHSGPSHAGIYIGDGKFIHAGSSSGVVITELSNPYWEERYIGAKRI; the protein is encoded by the coding sequence TTGAATACCACTTTAGAACAAATAATAAAAAATTCTATTGTATATACATATGTTGCTAGTCAACCATTTGTTGCGATGACTGGATTACCAGCCGATACAGAAATATCTGAACAAGTCGTACAAAGCGGTGATCATATTGAAACATCGAATGCATTAATAAAAAAAGAAGATATTTGGTTTGGTGAAAATTGGAACACGGAACAATATAGTATTACTCTAGATCAAATAGCTTATCAAATAGATGATGAAGGATTTAATGATGCACTTAGTATTACTGAATTAGAAGAAATGAAAAAAGCAGATTCTCTTTCTATAATTGAAGATAAAATAAACTCTATTCAACCAGGAATGAAGTCAGGTGAAATAAAAGAAGTCCAAAAGGCGTTAGTTACTCTGGATTATTATTCAGGTGAAATAGATGGTATTTATGGCCCTTTAACCCATGATGCTCTAGTTAGCGTAGAGAAAGATTATGACTTATCATTAGTAAGTACACAACAAGAGGAAAAGATTCAAGAAATCTATTTTGCTTTGGAGTCATCAACTATAGAAGAAGATTCCCAAAGTTCAAATGTAGAAACAATTGAGAGTGATGAATCATCCAATACTGAAAATAATAATGAGTCAGCCGAAGAGAAGAGTCAGGATCCCTACTACTCGAAACAACTCGAAGTAAGTGGAAATAAACAGCCTGTTATTAAAGCTGCTAAATCTTTAGTCGGGACCCCTTATGTTTATGGTGGTGACGGGCCTGGAGGTTTTGATTGTAGTGGTTTCATTCAATATGTCTATGAAAGTAATGATATCGTAATCCCTAGAACGGTTAGCGAGATATGGAATTTTAGTTCTCCTGTTGACAGTCCTTCAATTGGTGATATCGTATTTTTTTCAACCACACACTCAGGACCATCTCATGCAGGTATTTATATTGGCGATGGAAAATTTATTCATGCAGGTTCATCTAGTGGCGTAGTTATTACCGAGTTATCCAATCCATACTGGGAAGAGAGATATATTGGTGCAAAACGTATCTAA
- a CDS encoding HD domain-containing protein encodes MHSKDNQLDKISEYVKQKFSNETTGHDYFHLERVVKNANKIAIEEDANLFITMAAAWLHDIADHKLTTNPKKELNELLQFLKQLGLQHSQIEAIMMIIDTTSYSKGVIPTTIEGKIVQDADRLDALGAIGIARAFAYGGSKQRTIYEPTKSTGSTIHHFYEKLLLLQDSMHTNTGRMIAAERHQYIENFLNQFYKEWEGE; translated from the coding sequence ATGCATTCAAAAGATAATCAATTAGATAAAATTAGCGAATATGTAAAACAGAAATTTTCAAATGAGACTACTGGTCATGATTATTTTCATTTAGAACGAGTAGTGAAAAATGCGAATAAAATCGCTATAGAAGAGGATGCCAATCTATTTATAACCATGGCAGCTGCATGGCTTCATGATATAGCTGATCATAAATTAACCACTAATCCAAAAAAAGAATTAAATGAGCTTTTACAGTTCCTTAAACAATTAGGATTACAACATTCTCAAATTGAAGCTATAATGATGATTATCGATACTACTTCATATTCTAAAGGCGTTATACCAACTACTATAGAAGGAAAAATAGTTCAAGATGCTGATCGATTAGACGCACTCGGCGCAATTGGCATAGCTAGAGCATTTGCATATGGAGGTTCGAAACAGCGTACTATTTATGAACCAACAAAATCAACTGGTTCTACCATTCACCATTTTTACGAGAAATTACTGTTATTACAAGATTCGATGCATACAAATACAGGTAGAATGATAGCAGCAGAGCGTCATCAATACATCGAAAACTTCCTAAATCAATTCTACAAAGAATGGGAAGGGGAGTAA
- a CDS encoding cold-shock protein — protein sequence MENGVVKWFNAEKGYGFIQLEEGNDVFVHYSAIQEEGFKSLEEGQEVSFEIVEGERGPQAANVVKK from the coding sequence ATGGAAAACGGAGTAGTAAAATGGTTCAATGCTGAGAAAGGTTACGGATTTATCCAACTTGAAGAAGGTAATGATGTATTCGTACACTATTCAGCAATTCAAGAAGAAGGCTTTAAGTCTTTAGAAGAAGGACAAGAAGTTTCCTTTGAAATTGTTGAAGGTGAACGTGGTCCACAAGCAGCAAACGTTGTTAAAAAATAA
- a CDS encoding cytochrome c oxidase subunit 2A, whose translation MKNLFHKENNETEPNLKGTFASVLILGGLIVICWVSVFAIFMTR comes from the coding sequence ATGAAAAATCTTTTCCATAAAGAAAACAACGAAACAGAGCCAAACCTTAAAGGAACATTTGCTTCCGTTCTAATTTTAGGTGGGCTGATCGTTATTTGCTGGGTATCTGTGTTTGCAATCTTTATGACTAGATAA
- a CDS encoding cytochrome c oxidase subunit II produces the protein MRLHKLEKWWLILGVSALIMFLVVLGFGAFYMGTHPQSHGLTIDPNNIEANEAFQKENLGLTKVDTDHYIVNVVASAFNYDLGVDEDGNSVNHIKIPKGASVLFQVVTTDVIHGFNIAGTNVNMMVEPGYVSSMEVQMNKVGEFTLLCNEYCGVGHHMMFTTVEVYE, from the coding sequence GTGCGCCTGCATAAGTTAGAAAAATGGTGGTTAATTCTTGGAGTTAGTGCATTAATTATGTTTTTAGTTGTATTAGGATTTGGAGCTTTTTATATGGGTACACATCCACAAAGTCATGGACTAACGATTGATCCAAATAATATCGAAGCAAATGAAGCTTTTCAAAAAGAAAATCTTGGTTTAACCAAAGTGGATACCGATCATTATATTGTTAATGTTGTTGCAAGTGCTTTTAATTATGACCTTGGAGTAGATGAGGATGGAAATTCTGTAAATCATATTAAGATTCCTAAAGGGGCTTCTGTTTTATTTCAAGTAGTCACTACAGATGTAATACATGGATTTAATATTGCTGGTACGAATGTAAACATGATGGTAGAACCAGGTTACGTTAGCAGCATGGAAGTTCAAATGAATAAAGTTGGAGAATTTACCTTGTTATGTAATGAGTATTGCGGTGTTGGACATCATATGATGTTTACGACTGTGGAGGTGTATGAATAA
- a CDS encoding b(o/a)3-type cytochrome-c oxidase subunit 1, protein MALANLLTFEEISTDPIKITKKDSKLYLSFIYVAIISLFLGGLMGLLQVLVRTGEFTLPFGIGYYQILTFHGVVLALVLTTFFIIGFQFALMGKTVGISEKQRKSAWLAFWVMTIGTSLTAVTILIGKANVLYTFYAPLKAHPLFYIGLALVVVGTWIAAIVNWRQLFVWKKQNSNQNSPLLAFMVTINMIMWVIASLGVAVAVLVQFIPWSLGYAETINVLLSRTLFWYFGHPLVYFWLLPAYMAWYAIIPKIIGGKLFSDSLARLSFILFLFFSIPVGFHHQLTEPGIDPTWKFIQVVLTFMVIIPSLMTAFSMFATFEITGRKKGYLGLFSWFKNLPWHDVRFFAPFVGMLAFIPGGIGGIINASHQMNTLVHNTIWVTGHFHLTVATTVLLTFFGIAYWLIPHLTGRKLTRKIHRLGIYQTVVWAIGMTIMSGAMHIQGLLGGPRRSSYSEYGGSEQAVEWGAYQMAQAVGGTILFIGILLMVYIFIHLAFIAPEGKEEFPIAEIEDYAPITPKWMENWKLWIGITIALILFAYTIPVIDIIQNSPPGSPPFDAIIGN, encoded by the coding sequence ATGGCTCTTGCTAACTTACTAACATTTGAAGAAATATCAACTGATCCTATAAAGATTACCAAAAAAGATTCTAAGTTATACTTATCATTTATTTATGTAGCAATTATATCCCTATTTTTAGGTGGCCTAATGGGGCTATTACAAGTATTAGTACGAACAGGTGAATTTACACTTCCATTTGGAATTGGTTATTATCAAATTCTTACTTTCCATGGTGTTGTGCTTGCTTTAGTATTAACTACCTTTTTTATTATTGGATTTCAGTTTGCTTTAATGGGAAAAACAGTAGGCATTTCTGAAAAACAGCGTAAATCTGCTTGGCTAGCTTTTTGGGTAATGACTATTGGTACATCTTTGACTGCTGTTACAATTCTCATAGGTAAAGCAAATGTGCTCTATACATTTTACGCACCATTAAAAGCACATCCCCTCTTCTATATTGGTTTAGCTCTTGTTGTCGTGGGGACCTGGATTGCAGCAATCGTAAATTGGAGACAGCTATTTGTATGGAAAAAACAAAACTCAAATCAAAATTCACCTCTCCTTGCTTTTATGGTTACAATCAATATGATTATGTGGGTTATTGCATCTTTAGGTGTGGCTGTCGCGGTATTAGTTCAATTTATTCCATGGTCATTAGGTTATGCAGAAACCATTAATGTCTTGTTAAGTAGAACGTTATTTTGGTACTTTGGTCATCCTTTAGTATACTTCTGGTTATTACCCGCTTATATGGCTTGGTATGCCATTATACCGAAGATTATTGGAGGTAAACTATTTAGTGATTCTTTAGCTAGACTATCCTTTATTTTGTTTTTATTCTTTTCAATCCCAGTTGGTTTTCATCACCAATTAACAGAACCTGGTATAGACCCTACATGGAAGTTTATCCAAGTTGTATTAACATTTATGGTTATTATTCCTAGTTTAATGACAGCATTCTCGATGTTCGCTACATTTGAAATCACTGGCAGAAAAAAAGGATATCTTGGTTTATTTAGTTGGTTTAAAAATTTACCTTGGCATGATGTCCGCTTCTTTGCTCCATTTGTAGGTATGCTTGCATTTATCCCTGGTGGAATTGGCGGAATTATTAATGCCTCCCACCAAATGAACACATTAGTCCATAACACGATTTGGGTAACAGGACACTTTCATTTAACTGTAGCTACGACTGTTCTACTTACGTTTTTTGGGATAGCTTACTGGTTAATTCCTCATTTAACAGGTAGGAAATTAACAAGAAAAATTCATCGTTTAGGCATTTACCAAACCGTAGTTTGGGCAATAGGTATGACGATTATGTCTGGAGCTATGCATATCCAGGGTTTATTAGGCGGTCCGAGAAGATCTTCCTATTCAGAGTACGGTGGATCCGAGCAAGCAGTTGAATGGGGCGCATATCAAATGGCTCAAGCGGTTGGTGGTACTATACTTTTTATTGGAATCCTTCTTATGGTATATATTTTTATTCATCTTGCATTTATTGCACCAGAAGGAAAAGAAGAATTTCCGATAGCTGAAATAGAGGATTATGCACCAATTACACCAAAATGGATGGAGAATTGGAAATTATGGATAGGTATAACTATAGCATTAATTCTATTCGCTTATACCATACCTGTAATTGATATTATTCAAAACTCACCACCTGGTTCACCACCATTTGATGCTATAATCGGTAATTAA